The following coding sequences lie in one Cannabis sativa cultivar Pink pepper isolate KNU-18-1 chromosome 5, ASM2916894v1, whole genome shotgun sequence genomic window:
- the LOC115716354 gene encoding uncharacterized protein LOC115716354, producing the protein MAWRVLHRKGSHATLSRALTSTLLKQAVLPISSSASGRCVPETSFNPDSGYYQVLAKEPQLRCYHVSTILSARMKSEGLLGLKTPKREKFVKKENKSQPPVEAPYVPPRLQKPTKALLDKTIDIFEGMTILELSKRTGESLSTLQGILVNVGEKVDSEFDPLSVDVAELVAMEVGINVRRLHSTEGEEILPRPPVVTVMGHVDHGKTSLLDSLRQTSVAAREAGGITQHLGAFVVAMQSGAAITFLDTPGHAAFSAMRARGAAVTDIVVLVVAADDGVMPQTLEAVAHAKAAKVPIVVAINKCDKPAADPERVKLQLASEGLLLEDMGGDVQVVQVSAAKKTGLDDLEECLLLQAEMMDLKARVDGPAQAYVVEARLDRGRGPLATAIVKAGTLLCGQHVVVGSEWGRIRAIRDMSGKLTEKAKPAMPVEIEGLKGLPMAGDDIVVVECEERARMLSAGRKRKFEKDRLMKISEGRAEIPDSSEEAPKWVEMPVIVKADVQGTVQAVTDALRSLNSPQVFVNVVHVGVGPISQSDLDLAKACGACIVGFNVKSPASSITLEATQASIKIFLHRVIYRLLEDVGNLIVEKAPGTSETHVAGEAEVLNIFELKGRSKAKGADVRIAGCRVLDGYVTRSSIMRLLRSGEILFEGSCTSLKREKQDVDTVKKGNECGLVIRDWDDFQVGDVIQCLEQVVRKPKFISSESGAVRIEC; encoded by the exons ATGGCGTGGAGGGTGCTTCATAGAAAG GGAAGTCATGCTACTCTTTCTAGAGCTCTAACTTCAACGCTATTAAAGCAAGCAGTGCTGCCAATTTCTTCTTCTGCCTCTGGGAGATGTGTACCAG AGACCTCTTTCAACCCAGACTCTGGTTACTATCAAGTGTTGGCTAAAGAACCCCAACTAAG GTGCTATCATGTAAGCACAATCCTTAGTGCAAGAATGAAAAGTGAAGGGCTTTTAGGTTTGAAGACTCCCAAAAGagagaagtttgtaaaaaaggaaaataaaagcCAACCTCCTGTTGAAGCTCCGTATGTACCTCCACGATTGCAAAAACCCACCAAAGCTTTGCTGGATAAAACAATAGATATATTTGAGGGCATGACAATTCTGGAGCTTTCCAAGCGTACTGGAGAGTCATTATCCACTCTGCAAGGTATCCTTGTAAATGTTGGGGAAAAGGTTGACTCAGAGTTTGATCCACTCAGCGTTGATGTAGCAGAGCTGGTAGCAATG GAAGTTGGGATCAATGTTAGGAGGCTTCATTCTACTGAAGGTGAAGAAATTCTTCCTCGGCCTCCAGTTGTTACTGTTATGGGTCATGTTGACCATGGGAAAACTTCTCTTTTAGATTCTTTACGTCAAACTTCTGTGGCTGCTAGGGAAGCTGGGGGCATAACTCAGCATCTAGGTGCTTTTGTGGTGGCCATGCAATCAGGAGCAGCCATTACGTTCCTTGACACGCCTGGTCATGCAGCATTTAGTGCAATGAGAGCAAGAGGTGCTGCAGTCACAGATATAGTTGTGCTAGTTGTAGCTGCTGATGATGGGGTGATGCCTCAAACTCTTGAAGCTGTGGCCCATGCAAAGGCAGCCAAGGTACCAATTGTTGTTGCTATTAATAAGTGTGATAAACCAGCTGCAGACCCAGAGAGAGTTAAACTCCAGCTAGCCTCAGAGGGCCTGCTACTAGAGGATATGGGGGGAGATGTTCAGGTGGTTCAAGTTTCAGCAGCGAAGAAAACTGGATTAGATGACTTGGAGGAGTGTCTTCTTCTCCAGGCAGAGATGATGGATCTAAAAGCCCGTGTTGATGGACCTGCTCAAGCTTATGTGGTAGAGGCAAGACTGGACAGAGGAAGGGGTCCATTGGCCACTGCCATAGTGAAAGCGGGGACTTTGCTTTGTGGCCAGCATGTGGTTGTGGGCTCAGAGTGGGGTAGGATTAGAGCTATTAGAGATATGTCCGGGAAGTTGACTGAGAAGGCAAAACCTGCAATGCCAGTTGAAATTGAAGGACTGAAGGGACTGCCAATGGCTGGCGATGATATTGTTGTTGTGGAGTGTGAGGAGCGAGCTAGAATGCTTAGTGCTGGGAGGAAAAGGAAATTTGAGAAAGATAGGCTTATGAAGATTAGTGAGGGGAGAGCAGAAATTCCTGATTCATCAGAAGAGGCACCTAAGTGGGTTGAGATGCCAGTAATAGTAAAAGCAGATGTTCAGGGGACTGTCCAGGCTGTTACAGATGCATTAAGGAGCCTGAATAGTCCTCAG GTTTTTGTGAATGTAGTACATGTAGGCGTTGGCCCTATTTCTCAGTCAGATTTAGACTTGGCAAAAGCATGTGGTGCTTGCATAGTTGGTTTCAATGTTAAAAGTCCAGCTAGCTCTATAACGTTGGAAGCTACTCAAGCCAGCATTAAG ATATTTCTGCACCGTGTAATTTATCGCCTTTTGGAGGATGTTGGAAATTTGATAGTAGAAAAGGCCCCTGGAACTTCTGAAACCCATGTTGCTGGGGAGGCTGAGGTGCTGAATATCTTTGAGCTCAAAGGAAGGAGCAAGGCTAAGGGAGCAGATGTGAGAATTGCAGGATGCCGAGTGCTGGATGGTTATGTAACCAGATCATCAATCATGCGGCTTCTGAGAAGTGGGGAAATTTTGTTTGAAGGGTCCTGCACATCTCTCAAGCGAGAAAAGCAGGATGTTGATACAGTGAAGAAGGGGAATGAATGCGGGCTCGTGATCCGGGACTGGGATGATTTTCAGGTTGGAGACGTCATTCAGTGTTTGGAGCAAGTAGTAAGAAAGCCTAAGTTCATTTCTTCAGAGAGTGGTGCTGTTCGAATTGAATGCTGA